The Bacillota bacterium genome has a segment encoding these proteins:
- a CDS encoding TlyA family RNA methyltransferase, translated as MASKKRLDVLLVERKFFETRQRAQAAIMSGAVLVDGQAVTKAGTFVSPDAELVVQADMPYVGRGGLKLAHALEHWQVQVQGLTCLDVGASTGGFTDCLLQKGAAKVIALDVGYGQLAWSLRQDPRVVVMERTNIRHVEPKMLGEPIDLVVIDVSFISITKFLDRIKTFLQPQGQVLSLVKPQFEAGPKQVSKGGLVKDPVVHRQVLEGIAACARACGFKVQGFTYSPIRGAKGNIEYFIYLTTDGRNGLREEDLLNAVAATVEEAHRLLE; from the coding sequence ATGGCGAGCAAGAAACGACTGGATGTATTGTTAGTAGAACGGAAGTTCTTCGAAACTAGACAGCGGGCCCAAGCCGCGATTATGTCTGGGGCAGTGTTGGTGGATGGGCAGGCGGTTACCAAGGCGGGGACCTTCGTGTCGCCCGATGCGGAGCTTGTGGTGCAGGCGGACATGCCCTATGTGGGACGGGGGGGTCTGAAATTGGCCCATGCCCTGGAGCACTGGCAGGTGCAAGTGCAGGGACTTACTTGTCTTGATGTGGGGGCGTCCACCGGCGGTTTTACCGATTGCCTGCTGCAAAAGGGGGCGGCCAAGGTGATCGCCTTGGATGTGGGCTATGGGCAGTTGGCCTGGTCCCTGCGCCAGGATCCCCGGGTGGTGGTGATGGAGCGGACCAATATCCGACATGTGGAGCCAAAGATGCTGGGTGAGCCGATAGACTTGGTGGTAATCGATGTCTCCTTCATTTCCATTACCAAATTCCTGGACAGGATTAAGACCTTTCTTCAACCCCAGGGCCAAGTGCTTTCCCTAGTTAAGCCCCAATTTGAGGCCGGGCCCAAACAGGTGAGTAAGGGCGGTTTGGTAAAGGATCCGGTGGTGCACCGCCAGGTACTGGAGGGGATTGCGGCCTGTGCCCGGGCATGTGGTTTTAAGGTGCAGGGGTTTACCTATTCTCCCATCCGGGGGGCCAAGGGGAATATTGAGTATTTCATCTACCTCACTACAGACGGAAGGAACGGTCTAAGGGAAGAGGATCTCTTGAATGCAGTGGCCGCGACGGTGGAAGAGGCCCATCGTTTGTTGGAGTAG
- the argR gene encoding arginine repressor, translating to MKKERQTAILSIIREEPIETQGQLLNRLRERGFLVTQATVSRDIKELGLVKVKVQGGRDRYTLPHAHPMADGEARLRRAFGDYVVELIPCGDFIVVKTLPGAAQTVAVLLDGMDWPELVGTIGGDDTILVLVRNEKPVSPLVGEVLARLEELR from the coding sequence ATGAAGAAGGAACGTCAAACTGCCATCCTCTCCATCATCCGGGAGGAACCCATCGAAACCCAGGGACAGCTTCTAAACCGTTTACGGGAACGGGGATTCTTGGTTACCCAGGCCACGGTGTCTCGGGACATCAAGGAATTGGGCCTAGTGAAGGTGAAGGTGCAAGGAGGACGGGACCGGTATACCCTGCCCCATGCCCACCCCATGGCCGATGGGGAGGCGAGGTTGCGCCGGGCCTTTGGGGATTATGTGGTGGAACTCATCCCCTGTGGTGATTTCATCGTCGTCAAGACCCTGCCGGGGGCTGCGCAGACCGTGGCGGTCTTGCTCGATGGCATGGATTGGCCCGAGTTGGTGGGCACCATCGGCGGTGATGATACCATCCTGGTCCTGGTCCGCAATGAAAAGCCTGTGTCCCCATTGGTGGGGGAAGTGTTGGCTAGGCTTGAGGAGTTGCGTTAG
- the xseB gene encoding exodeoxyribonuclease VII small subunit, whose product MELTFEEAYKKLEEIVEQLETGELTLDQSLALFEEGIALVRHCRRLLDVAEKRVEIILKDDEGIRVTEFTNDEQGVASL is encoded by the coding sequence ATGGAGCTTACTTTTGAAGAGGCATACAAGAAACTGGAGGAGATTGTGGAGCAGTTGGAGACGGGCGAGCTGACCCTGGATCAGTCCCTGGCCCTTTTCGAAGAGGGGATCGCCTTGGTTCGCCATTGTCGACGCCTCCTCGATGTTGCGGAAAAGCGGGTGGAGATAATCTTGAAGGACGATGAGGGAATCCGGGTGACCGAGTTTACCAATGATGAGCAGGGAGTGGCATCACTGTGA
- a CDS encoding copper transporter, which yields MIGLIVDFRYHVATLVGIFVALGLGILIGILLTGDKDMIDQQFQLTEELRGQLKGLRAENSLLKEEMNQYIQHLSILEETFWEAGAAVVANRLGGQRLAVVILGESTLWPVVERGIVAAGGEVVTVLQVAPVWSVSVEDHAQRVYTALTTGKGAEGIEVGRFQGTFDLLVVLLAIEPGEKTYWLGLQRELAKQFKTLNTPVVVASPSGAGSEYREAWGDVPVVFLEGADSLLGQLALVYAVQQREPVSLSLQEAAKVAQKMLADLLAGP from the coding sequence GTGATCGGGTTGATCGTGGATTTTCGCTATCATGTGGCCACTTTGGTGGGGATCTTCGTGGCCCTGGGTTTGGGAATCCTAATTGGGATCCTACTCACCGGGGACAAGGATATGATTGATCAACAGTTTCAGTTGACCGAGGAGCTGCGGGGGCAGCTGAAGGGACTACGGGCGGAAAACTCCCTGCTTAAGGAAGAGATGAACCAGTACATCCAGCATCTTTCCATCTTGGAGGAGACTTTCTGGGAGGCCGGGGCCGCCGTGGTGGCCAACCGCCTTGGTGGTCAACGTCTGGCAGTGGTTATTCTGGGGGAGAGCACCCTCTGGCCTGTGGTGGAGCGGGGGATTGTGGCTGCAGGCGGAGAGGTGGTCACGGTGCTCCAGGTGGCTCCCGTCTGGTCGGTGTCGGTGGAAGACCATGCCCAGCGGGTTTACACAGCTTTAACCACTGGTAAGGGGGCCGAAGGGATTGAGGTGGGCCGGTTCCAAGGGACCTTCGATCTTCTGGTGGTTCTGCTGGCCATAGAACCCGGGGAGAAGACCTACTGGCTGGGCCTACAAAGGGAACTGGCAAAACAGTTTAAAACCTTAAATACCCCGGTGGTGGTAGCCAGTCCTTCGGGAGCCGGGTCCGAATACAGAGAGGCTTGGGGTGACGTCCCTGTGGTCTTCTTAGAGGGCGCCGACAGCCTGCTTGGACAGTTGGCCTTGGTTTACGCGGTACAGCAGAGGGAGCCTGTGAGTCTAAGTCTGCAGGAGGCAGCCAAGGTGGCCCAAAAGATGCTGGCTGACCTTTTGGCGGGACCTTAG
- a CDS encoding glycosyltransferase family 2 protein, translating into MDKISVIIPCYNEEATIGRVVEMAKGMPGVGEVLVVDDGSTDKTAFLAAAAGGRVLQLPVNQGKGRAMAAGIREARYPYVLFIDGDLETTSEELTKLVAPVLTGAADVTVGCPVESFGGGFGLVVRLARFATRFGAVPLRFPLSGQRAGRRDLLLRIDFGQGYGVETSMNFQLARLGARVQEVDLHFRHHFTGRDLAGFRHRGRQFCHVLRAICKEVWRGK; encoded by the coding sequence ATGGACAAGATCTCGGTAATTATCCCCTGCTACAATGAGGAGGCCACCATCGGCCGGGTGGTGGAAATGGCCAAAGGGATGCCGGGGGTCGGTGAGGTCCTCGTCGTTGATGATGGCTCCACCGATAAGACGGCTTTTCTGGCCGCCGCGGCTGGGGGACGGGTCCTGCAGTTGCCGGTAAACCAGGGGAAAGGGCGTGCCATGGCCGCGGGGATCCGTGAAGCCCGGTATCCCTACGTGCTTTTCATTGACGGGGATCTGGAGACGACCTCCGAGGAGTTGACGAAGCTGGTGGCGCCGGTGCTCACCGGAGCGGCCGACGTTACCGTGGGATGTCCCGTGGAAAGCTTCGGCGGTGGTTTTGGTTTGGTGGTCCGTCTGGCCCGGTTTGCTACTCGCTTTGGGGCTGTTCCCCTCCGTTTTCCCCTGTCGGGACAGCGGGCCGGCCGCCGGGATCTTTTACTGCGGATCGACTTTGGGCAAGGGTATGGGGTGGAGACCAGTATGAACTTTCAGTTGGCCCGTCTGGGGGCCAGGGTGCAAGAGGTTGACCTCCATTTCCGCCATCATTTCACCGGACGGGACCTGGCGGGCTTTCGGCACCGGGGCAGACAGTTTTGCCATGTGCTGCGGGCGATTTGTAAAGAGGTCTGGAGGGGGAAATAG
- a CDS encoding 1-deoxy-D-xylulose-5-phosphate synthase — translation MNGILAGIQSPQDLKKLSLAQLNQLAGEIRDFLIETVSVTGGHLAANLGVVELTIALHRALDCPMDQIVWDVGHQCYVHKILTGRKEQFAKLRQLGGLSGFPSPKESPYDSFITGHASTSISVALGLALARDLRGEDHRVVAVIGDGSMTGGLAFEGLNHAGRLNTDLLVILNDNEMSISPNVGALSNYLNRLRMEPSISKARYDLEKILRQIPGLGGPMGKAVDTIKDSIKHLLVPGIFFEELGFTYLGPINGHDFRMLQKGLREALSRKGPILLHVVTEKGKGYPPAETDPARFHGVYPNNGQLPGPKESFSSVFGRKLVELAKDNERIVAITAAMKEGTGLGDFAAAYPDRFFDVGIAEGHAVTLAGGLAKGGLRPVVAIYSTFLQRAYDQLIHDVALQELPVVFVLDRAGIAGPDGPTHHGVFDLSYLRHIPNMEVAVPRCGAELEQMLTLALTRQSPVAIRYPNGQATTASEPAPVVWGQAEVLRDGTDVALFAVGPMAEMALEAAELLAAEGVQAAVVNVRFVKPLPGELFHWAEKVGKVVTVEDNVLAGGFSAGFLEECALRGLAPQVKRLGMPDSFVEHGSREELLQRHGLSPRGIFQAAFELMGRPKPAFQRGTD, via the coding sequence ATGAATGGTATTTTGGCAGGAATTCAGTCGCCCCAGGACCTGAAAAAGCTTAGTCTTGCACAACTGAACCAGCTGGCAGGCGAGATCCGTGATTTCCTAATCGAGACGGTCTCGGTTACCGGGGGACATTTGGCGGCTAATCTGGGTGTGGTGGAGTTGACCATCGCGCTTCATCGGGCCCTGGACTGTCCGATGGATCAGATCGTATGGGATGTGGGACATCAATGTTATGTCCATAAGATCCTCACTGGCCGCAAGGAGCAGTTTGCCAAACTACGGCAATTGGGGGGCCTTAGTGGGTTTCCCTCGCCGAAGGAGAGTCCCTACGATTCCTTTATCACCGGCCATGCCAGTACCTCCATTTCTGTGGCTTTGGGTTTGGCCCTGGCTAGGGATCTGCGGGGTGAGGACCACCGGGTGGTGGCGGTGATCGGTGACGGTTCTATGACCGGGGGCCTGGCCTTTGAGGGCTTGAACCATGCGGGTCGACTCAATACCGATCTTTTGGTCATCCTTAACGACAACGAAATGTCTATTTCTCCCAATGTGGGGGCGTTATCGAATTACTTAAACCGGCTTAGGATGGAGCCTTCCATTTCCAAAGCCCGCTATGATCTGGAGAAGATCCTAAGGCAGATTCCCGGCCTTGGTGGTCCCATGGGGAAAGCGGTGGACACCATCAAGGACAGCATCAAGCACTTGTTGGTTCCCGGGATCTTCTTTGAGGAGTTGGGTTTTACTTATCTGGGACCGATTAACGGACATGATTTCCGCATGCTGCAGAAGGGGCTCCGGGAGGCCTTGAGCCGGAAAGGACCCATCCTTCTGCATGTTGTGACAGAAAAGGGTAAAGGGTATCCTCCCGCAGAGACGGATCCGGCCAGATTCCATGGAGTATACCCCAATAACGGCCAGTTGCCTGGCCCCAAAGAGTCTTTCAGTTCTGTCTTCGGACGGAAGCTGGTGGAATTAGCCAAAGACAACGAACGGATTGTGGCCATTACCGCGGCTATGAAAGAGGGTACTGGCCTAGGGGACTTTGCCGCCGCCTACCCGGATCGATTCTTCGATGTAGGTATTGCCGAAGGCCATGCGGTTACCCTCGCCGGCGGACTGGCCAAGGGCGGATTGCGGCCGGTGGTAGCCATCTATTCCACCTTCTTGCAGCGGGCCTATGATCAATTGATTCACGATGTGGCCCTCCAGGAACTACCGGTGGTCTTTGTCCTAGATCGGGCCGGCATTGCGGGCCCCGACGGACCCACCCACCATGGGGTGTTTGATCTGTCCTATCTGAGACACATTCCTAATATGGAAGTGGCCGTTCCCCGCTGTGGTGCGGAGTTGGAACAGATGTTGACCTTGGCTCTGACTAGGCAAAGTCCCGTGGCGATCAGATATCCCAATGGCCAGGCCACTACAGCTAGTGAGCCGGCACCGGTGGTTTGGGGCCAGGCGGAGGTACTGCGGGATGGTACCGATGTGGCCCTTTTTGCGGTGGGTCCCATGGCGGAAATGGCTCTGGAAGCCGCGGAGTTGTTGGCTGCGGAAGGAGTCCAGGCGGCGGTGGTGAACGTGCGTTTTGTGAAACCACTGCCTGGGGAGCTTTTCCACTGGGCCGAGAAAGTGGGCAAGGTGGTCACGGTGGAGGATAATGTCCTTGCCGGTGGCTTTTCTGCAGGTTTTCTGGAGGAATGTGCCCTCCGGGGGCTTGCACCCCAGGTCAAACGCTTAGGTATGCCGGACAGTTTTGTGGAACATGGGTCACGGGAGGAGCTTTTGCAGCGGCATGGACTTAGTCCCCGGGGGATCTTTCAGGCCGCCTTCGAATTGATGGGAAGACCTAAACCGGCGTTTCAACGAGGGACAGATTAA
- a CDS encoding NAD(+)/NADH kinase, with the protein MKRIGIMHYCKKEGCAEVIDTLLDSFGAKGVEVLLEVNAAQLVDRMDLARPFEEIKAEAEVLLVLGGDGAFLHAAHLVCDSPLPIMGINLGHLGFLTEAEVNDLPEAVEQLAKDDYVVEERMMLEAQVLRAGQVTGTFVAFNDVVVTRSTFARVIQVEVKVDGQVTGRFSCDGMIVASPTGSTAYSLSAGGPVVSPRVEALVITPICPHTIASRSVVVHPQETIELRVHSLHDQVRLSVDGQPATKIQAEDRILVGKSERVARLVRLGKRGFYELLRNRLSHPDV; encoded by the coding sequence TTGAAGCGGATTGGAATCATGCATTATTGTAAAAAGGAAGGGTGCGCCGAGGTGATTGACACCCTCTTGGATTCCTTTGGGGCTAAGGGGGTAGAGGTGCTCCTGGAGGTTAATGCGGCCCAACTGGTGGATCGGATGGACTTGGCCCGCCCCTTTGAAGAGATAAAGGCTGAGGCGGAAGTGTTGCTGGTTCTGGGGGGAGACGGTGCCTTTTTACATGCCGCTCATCTGGTCTGTGACAGCCCGTTGCCCATCATGGGGATTAACCTGGGCCACCTGGGGTTCTTGACCGAGGCCGAGGTCAATGATCTGCCGGAGGCGGTGGAACAGTTGGCCAAAGACGACTACGTGGTTGAAGAACGGATGATGCTAGAGGCCCAGGTCCTAAGAGCAGGACAGGTGACCGGCACCTTTGTCGCGTTCAATGATGTGGTGGTCACCCGCAGCACCTTTGCCCGGGTGATCCAGGTGGAAGTGAAGGTGGACGGGCAGGTGACCGGTCGGTTTTCCTGCGATGGTATGATTGTGGCCAGCCCCACCGGTTCCACAGCCTATTCCCTTTCTGCCGGGGGGCCAGTGGTCAGTCCCCGGGTGGAAGCCCTGGTGATTACCCCCATTTGTCCTCACACCATCGCCAGCCGTTCGGTGGTGGTCCATCCCCAAGAGACTATTGAACTGAGGGTGCATAGTCTGCACGATCAGGTGCGGCTCAGTGTCGATGGACAACCTGCCACCAAGATCCAGGCGGAGGACCGGATCCTGGTGGGAAAAAGCGAACGGGTAGCCCGGTTAGTTCGCCTGGGCAAACGGGGCTTCTACGAGCTATTGCGCAATCGGCTGAGCCATCCCGATGTTTAG
- the spoIVB gene encoding SpoIVB peptidase has protein sequence MNKSYWRILICLTVVLMVLTSIGVYGVVGLPGSLRVPSGDSQQIRLASLFSLHSTELDITVDPENLVTIVADRAGSYDLQVTFLGLFPIKGLVVDVVPRYEVIPGGQAIGVMVSPQGLVVMDSVPLHSAEGQVVNPAKEAGLRKGDVILSINNQPVRKSQEVRDFVEEAGRNDAYLRLQVRRGDQVFYTDIKPVLVEERTARGQSYYTYLLGLYLEEPVVGVGTLTFYDPKTKKFAALGHMVVDGRGQAAQVVNGQIVPAVIAGIASGSKGRPGEKLGALMDDGRILGTITKNCAYGIYGELTQKLDHGLFSKPIPVALARQVKPGPATILTVLDGERVEEFAIEIVRISNQTSASDKGLVIEITDPRLLERTGGIVQGMSGSPIIQDGYLVGAITHVFVSNPTRGYGIFAEWMLMEAGILDQDAA, from the coding sequence GTGAACAAGTCCTATTGGCGCATCCTAATCTGTCTTACTGTAGTTTTAATGGTCCTTACCTCTATCGGTGTCTATGGGGTGGTGGGCCTGCCGGGTAGTCTCCGTGTACCCTCGGGCGACAGTCAACAGATCCGGCTGGCTTCTTTGTTCTCCCTCCACTCCACCGAACTGGACATTACCGTGGACCCGGAAAACCTGGTAACCATCGTGGCGGACCGGGCGGGCAGCTACGATCTACAAGTCACTTTCCTGGGTTTGTTTCCCATCAAGGGCCTGGTCGTAGACGTGGTCCCCCGCTATGAGGTGATCCCCGGCGGGCAAGCCATCGGGGTGATGGTGTCCCCCCAGGGCCTAGTGGTAATGGACTCTGTTCCCTTGCACTCCGCCGAGGGTCAAGTGGTGAACCCAGCTAAAGAGGCGGGTTTGCGGAAGGGCGATGTGATCTTGAGCATCAATAACCAGCCGGTGCGCAAGTCCCAGGAAGTGCGGGATTTTGTGGAAGAGGCCGGGAGGAATGACGCGTACCTCAGGCTACAGGTGCGCCGGGGAGATCAGGTCTTCTACACCGACATAAAACCGGTCCTGGTGGAGGAACGGACCGCCCGGGGCCAGTCCTACTACACGTACCTTTTGGGCCTATATCTAGAAGAGCCAGTGGTGGGGGTGGGGACGCTTACCTTCTATGACCCCAAAACAAAGAAGTTTGCCGCCCTAGGTCATATGGTGGTGGATGGCCGGGGCCAGGCGGCCCAGGTGGTAAACGGCCAGATCGTGCCGGCGGTGATTGCCGGTATTGCCAGCGGCAGCAAGGGGCGTCCGGGTGAAAAACTGGGTGCACTGATGGATGACGGACGGATCTTAGGAACGATCACCAAAAACTGTGCCTACGGTATCTATGGGGAATTGACCCAAAAACTGGACCATGGCCTGTTTTCTAAACCTATTCCGGTGGCCTTAGCCCGTCAAGTGAAGCCCGGTCCCGCCACCATTTTGACCGTCCTGGATGGAGAACGGGTGGAGGAGTTTGCCATCGAGATTGTAAGGATTAGCAACCAGACCAGCGCTTCGGACAAGGGCCTTGTCATCGAGATTACAGATCCCCGGCTATTGGAGCGCACTGGAGGTATCGTCCAGGGGATGAGCGGCAGTCCCATCATCCAGGACGGCTACCTGGTGGGGGCGATCACCCATGTGTTCGTGAGCAACCCTACCCGAGGTTACGGTATCTTTGCGGAATGGATGCTCATGGAAGCGGGGATCCTAGACCAAGACGCCGCGTAA
- a CDS encoding polyprenyl synthetase family protein, translated as MTIQTYLKERAAYVDGLVARLLPSETTEPEELHRAMRYSAVDGGKRLRAILALEAASIGGKNLAGAELVAVAIELVHAYSLVHDDLPCMDDDDLRRGKPTSHVVFGEAMAVLAGDALLTYAFELLSRLPSVGVSSHLTVQVIGELAQASGRAGMIAGQVLDLQWEGKAPSPEILRRIHIWKTGAMIRGAVRCGAIIGEVGPEELSLLTDYAEHLGLAFQITDDILDEIGDPLVMGKSKGKDVAQGKQTYPAVYGLEEAKRLATVEVAAAKRCVAGLSGGEWLGRIADFVLERTY; from the coding sequence GTGACGATTCAGACCTATCTGAAAGAACGGGCGGCCTATGTGGATGGGTTAGTGGCGCGCCTTTTGCCGAGCGAGACCACCGAGCCCGAGGAGCTGCACCGTGCCATGCGCTACAGCGCCGTCGACGGGGGCAAGCGGTTACGAGCGATCCTCGCCTTGGAGGCAGCGTCCATCGGGGGGAAGAATCTTGCCGGTGCGGAACTGGTAGCCGTGGCCATTGAGTTGGTCCACGCGTATTCCCTGGTCCACGATGATTTGCCCTGCATGGACGACGACGATCTGCGTCGGGGAAAGCCTACTAGCCATGTGGTCTTTGGCGAGGCAATGGCGGTGCTAGCGGGAGATGCTTTGCTCACCTATGCCTTCGAGCTTCTCAGCCGACTGCCCAGTGTTGGTGTATCCTCCCATTTAACGGTACAGGTCATCGGGGAACTGGCCCAAGCCAGTGGACGGGCCGGGATGATTGCTGGCCAAGTGCTTGACCTCCAGTGGGAGGGAAAGGCACCTAGTCCGGAGATCCTCCGCCGGATCCATATCTGGAAGACCGGGGCAATGATCCGGGGGGCGGTGCGCTGTGGCGCCATCATCGGTGAGGTGGGTCCTGAGGAGCTTAGCTTGCTGACGGATTACGCCGAGCATTTGGGGTTGGCCTTCCAGATTACCGACGACATCTTGGATGAGATCGGGGACCCTTTGGTGATGGGCAAAAGCAAGGGCAAGGACGTGGCCCAGGGCAAGCAGACCTACCCGGCGGTCTATGGCCTCGAGGAGGCGAAACGTCTAGCTACGGTGGAGGTGGCCGCGGCGAAGCGCTGTGTGGCTGGGCTTTCTGGTGGGGAATGGCTGGGTCGAATCGCCGATTTCGTCCTGGAACGGACCTATTGA
- the recN gene encoding DNA repair protein RecN → MNQVLVDLSIRNYAVIKEVDLSFGPGLNVLTGETGAGKSVIIGAIALLLGSRASVDLIRTGCSSLLVEGSFQLPPSIPLREFLEEQGLAGDSDELIISREVTRNGRNRCRINDRMVNVSVLEAVGSHLVDLCGQHEHQSLLRPPLHTMLVDEFGGERLQAVRRTVSQGYRTVRRLETELAELVEQSREAARKIDLLQFQIGEIEEAKLVPGEEEELTARRKVLANQQTLQQHSLASYKLLYEGEEYRPAVIDLLGEALANLQEVVKTDDRLAETLGLLESAMVEIQEVSGAVRDYLDQLEADPAELDQVERRLTDIGRLKRKYGDSVEEILSYCSQLRKDLDQITGADEQMAALQRELEREKQDLKTAAQELTRLRAEVSRVIEAGVAERLKKLNMKDPRFVVRVVPVAGEAAVDCAGLKVGPDGAERLEFLISTNPGEEPKPLSKIASGGEISRVMLALKLMFAASDPVPTMVFDEIDAGIGGKTAGQVASQLAEVAKFRQVLCITHLPQVASVGHQHFQISKISTDASTSVQVRPLGPEERVEEIARMLGGAELSEKTRELARELLAIAQG, encoded by the coding sequence GTGAACCAGGTGCTTGTCGATCTTTCCATCCGAAACTATGCGGTAATCAAAGAGGTGGACTTATCCTTTGGACCGGGTCTCAATGTGCTCACCGGGGAGACCGGCGCGGGGAAGTCGGTGATCATCGGAGCCATCGCGCTGTTGTTGGGGAGCAGGGCCTCGGTGGACCTGATCCGAACGGGCTGTTCGTCCTTGCTGGTGGAAGGATCCTTTCAACTGCCCCCGTCTATCCCCCTGCGGGAGTTTTTGGAGGAGCAGGGCCTTGCTGGGGACAGTGATGAACTGATCATTTCCCGGGAGGTGACCCGAAACGGCCGGAACCGCTGTAGGATTAACGACCGCATGGTCAATGTCAGTGTCCTGGAGGCGGTGGGCAGTCACCTGGTGGATTTGTGCGGGCAGCATGAGCATCAGTCTTTGCTGCGTCCCCCACTGCACACCATGCTGGTAGACGAATTTGGCGGAGAGAGACTCCAGGCGGTGCGTCGGACGGTGAGCCAGGGTTATCGGACGGTGCGCAGACTGGAAACTGAGCTTGCGGAGTTGGTGGAACAAAGCCGGGAGGCTGCCCGGAAGATCGATTTGTTACAGTTTCAGATTGGGGAGATCGAAGAGGCGAAGCTGGTGCCGGGAGAGGAAGAGGAACTGACCGCCCGGCGCAAGGTGCTGGCCAATCAGCAGACGCTGCAGCAACACTCTCTGGCCAGTTACAAGCTCCTTTACGAAGGCGAGGAGTACCGGCCCGCGGTGATTGACCTGTTGGGGGAGGCCTTGGCTAACCTGCAGGAAGTGGTCAAGACCGATGACCGTCTCGCGGAGACCTTGGGTCTGTTGGAATCGGCCATGGTGGAGATCCAGGAGGTTTCCGGTGCGGTCCGGGATTATCTGGACCAACTGGAGGCGGATCCTGCGGAGTTGGATCAGGTGGAGCGACGTCTCACAGACATTGGTCGTTTGAAGAGAAAGTACGGCGATTCGGTGGAGGAGATTTTGTCCTACTGCAGCCAACTGCGCAAGGATTTGGATCAGATCACCGGGGCCGATGAGCAGATGGCCGCTTTGCAAAGGGAGCTGGAAAGGGAAAAACAGGATCTGAAGACCGCCGCCCAAGAGCTGACCCGGCTGCGGGCTGAGGTCAGCCGGGTCATTGAGGCGGGTGTGGCCGAACGGTTAAAGAAGCTGAATATGAAGGATCCCCGCTTTGTGGTGAGGGTGGTGCCGGTGGCGGGGGAGGCTGCGGTGGATTGTGCTGGGCTCAAAGTGGGGCCCGACGGGGCAGAGCGCCTGGAATTCCTTATTTCCACCAATCCCGGCGAAGAACCAAAGCCCTTGAGCAAAATTGCCTCCGGCGGTGAGATCTCCCGGGTGATGCTCGCCCTCAAGCTCATGTTTGCTGCCAGTGACCCCGTTCCCACCATGGTCTTTGACGAGATCGATGCCGGTATTGGCGGGAAGACCGCCGGGCAGGTGGCCAGTCAACTGGCGGAAGTGGCGAAATTTCGGCAAGTGTTGTGTATTACCCATCTGCCCCAGGTGGCCAGTGTGGGTCATCAGCACTTCCAGATCAGCAAGATCAGTACCGATGCTTCTACTTCGGTGCAGGTTCGTCCCCTGGGTCCCGAGGAGCGGGTGGAGGAGATCGCCCGTATGTTAGGTGGGGCCGAGCTCAGTGAGAAGACCCGGGAGCTGGCCCGGGAACTGTTGGCCATCGCCCAGGGGTAG